The following are from one region of the Hydrogenophaga sp. BPS33 genome:
- the treZ gene encoding malto-oligosyltrehalose trehalohydrolase, with the protein MKHQHTMPFGATLRPEGGAEFRLWAPDAQEPVLVYRNAHDNLCRVTARCEGDGLWHCSVNDADAHTLYEWEVNGGQRVPDPASRHNPHGPMGPSRVTDPLAFEWDAGWRGRPWCDAVIYEMHVGTFTAQGTFAAAAQRLAQLSDLGVTAIELMPVAAFPGQFGWGYDGVLPYAPHSAYGAPDELKAFVQSAHRLGLMVFLDVVYNHFGPQGNFLDRYAPQFFSDTHKSPWGAALNFDGAGSHSVRDFFIHNALYWIQEFRFDGLRLDAVHAIEDRSAPDVIDELSQRVRETTAGRHVHLILENEKNERRRLAATPQPGHFDAQWNDDFHHALHVLLTGERQGYYGDYAHAPLDLLARALTHGFVFKETTRLEGGRRASCSPAPAQPLGAMVNFVNNHDQVGNRAFGERLDQLAPPGAIELALLLALLTPATPMLFQGDERAADTPFLYFANWDGELREAVRAGRRREFGHEETPGHPLPDPCSEATFQASALPWSQARGEARQALVRAALAVRREWIAPRQAALNHGAHAARRVGATGLHVRWHYTTGPALLLDINLGDEPVEGTVLEPSGRLQTVFAHNRPDAHGSWPAWSARWRVWEPT; encoded by the coding sequence ATGAAACACCAGCACACCATGCCCTTTGGCGCCACGCTGCGCCCAGAAGGCGGCGCTGAGTTCCGGTTGTGGGCGCCCGACGCCCAGGAGCCGGTGCTGGTCTACCGCAACGCCCACGACAACCTCTGCCGCGTGACGGCCCGCTGCGAAGGGGATGGGCTGTGGCACTGCAGCGTGAACGACGCCGATGCGCACACGCTCTACGAATGGGAAGTGAACGGTGGGCAGCGCGTGCCCGATCCGGCCTCGCGCCACAACCCGCACGGCCCCATGGGTCCCAGCCGCGTCACCGATCCCCTCGCGTTCGAATGGGACGCAGGCTGGCGAGGTCGGCCATGGTGCGACGCCGTGATATACGAAATGCACGTCGGCACGTTCACCGCACAAGGCACGTTCGCGGCCGCTGCGCAACGCCTGGCGCAACTGTCCGACCTGGGCGTGACCGCCATCGAACTCATGCCTGTGGCGGCCTTCCCCGGGCAGTTCGGCTGGGGCTACGACGGCGTGCTGCCCTATGCGCCGCACAGCGCCTATGGCGCCCCGGACGAACTCAAGGCCTTTGTGCAGTCCGCTCACCGACTGGGCTTGATGGTGTTCCTCGACGTGGTCTACAACCACTTCGGACCGCAGGGAAACTTCCTAGACCGGTACGCGCCGCAGTTCTTCTCGGACACGCACAAGAGCCCGTGGGGTGCGGCGCTGAACTTCGATGGCGCGGGCAGCCACAGCGTGCGCGACTTTTTCATCCACAACGCGCTGTACTGGATCCAAGAGTTCCGCTTCGATGGCCTGCGGCTGGATGCGGTGCATGCCATCGAAGACCGCAGCGCGCCCGATGTAATCGACGAGCTCTCGCAGCGCGTGCGCGAAACCACGGCTGGCCGACACGTGCATCTCATTCTGGAAAACGAGAAGAACGAGCGCCGACGCCTGGCCGCCACACCCCAGCCAGGCCACTTCGACGCCCAATGGAACGACGACTTCCACCACGCCCTGCACGTGCTGCTCACCGGTGAACGCCAGGGCTACTACGGCGACTACGCGCACGCCCCGCTCGACCTGCTCGCGCGCGCGCTCACGCACGGCTTCGTGTTCAAGGAAACGACGCGCCTCGAAGGCGGCCGCCGTGCCTCCTGCAGCCCGGCCCCCGCGCAGCCGCTGGGCGCCATGGTGAACTTCGTGAACAACCACGATCAGGTCGGCAACCGCGCCTTCGGCGAGCGGCTGGACCAGCTCGCACCGCCCGGTGCCATCGAACTCGCCCTGCTGCTTGCTCTGTTGACACCCGCCACGCCCATGCTCTTCCAGGGCGATGAGCGGGCGGCCGACACGCCCTTTCTTTACTTCGCCAATTGGGACGGCGAATTGCGCGAGGCGGTGCGTGCCGGACGGCGGCGCGAATTCGGGCACGAGGAAACGCCCGGCCACCCGCTGCCCGACCCGTGCAGCGAAGCCACGTTCCAGGCCAGCGCCCTGCCCTGGTCGCAAGCCCGCGGCGAGGCGCGGCAAGCCCTGGTGCGTGCCGCACTCGCGGTGCGCCGCGAATGGATCGCGCCGCGCCAGGCCGCGCTGAACCACGGCGCGCACGCCGCGCGCAGGGTCGGTGCAACCGGACTGCATGTGCGCTGGCACTACACCACCGGGCCCGCGTTGCTGCTCGACATCAACCTCGGCGACGAGCCGGTGGAGGGCACCGTGCTCGAACCCTCCGGCCGCCTGCAAACCGTGTTCGCGCACAACCGCCCGGATGCCCACGGGTCATGGCCTGCCTGGTCGGCGCGATGGCGCGTGTGGGAGCCGACATGA